A portion of the Thermosediminibacter oceani DSM 16646 genome contains these proteins:
- a CDS encoding cupin domain-containing protein produces MENAKNLIKNITHAEVHDIGDLVDYREGRVESRTLAQGKNVTLTLFAFDKGEEISAHSSPGDALVQILDGEAEITVGDRKFRLKAGQMIVMPAGIPHALYAVERFKMFLAVVFNP; encoded by the coding sequence ATGGAAAACGCCAAAAACCTTATCAAAAACATAACCCATGCCGAAGTGCATGATATCGGGGACCTTGTCGATTATAGGGAGGGCAGGGTCGAAAGCCGCACCCTGGCTCAGGGCAAAAATGTGACTCTCACCCTGTTCGCTTTCGACAAAGGAGAAGAAATCAGCGCTCACTCCTCTCCCGGTGACGCCCTGGTTCAGATCCTGGACGGCGAGGCCGAAATAACCGTAGGAGACAGAAAGTTCCGCCTGAAGGCCGGCCAGATGATAGTGATGCCCGCAGGCATTCCCCATGCCCTTTATGCGGTGGAAAGATTTAAGATGTTCCTTGCGGTGGTATTTAACCCTTAA
- a CDS encoding Uma2 family endonuclease: MKPAGDRKGKYTYKDYLTWTGDGRWQLIDGIAYDMSPSASLEHQRVLRKMLVRLDLFLTGKNCVVFSAPFDVRLPEGDEEDEDVRTVVQPDILVVCDRSKLDKKGCRGAPDLIIEIVSHSSASMDYIKKLNLYERHGVKEYWIANPENRTVMVYRLNSEGEYGVPEICPDRGEIRSAVLEGFSVNLGEIFD; the protein is encoded by the coding sequence ATGAAACCCGCCGGCGATAGAAAGGGGAAATACACCTATAAGGATTACCTTACCTGGACCGGGGACGGCAGGTGGCAGTTGATAGACGGGATTGCCTACGATATGAGCCCTTCCGCTTCGCTGGAGCATCAGAGAGTTTTGAGGAAGATGCTTGTAAGACTTGATCTTTTTCTTACGGGCAAAAACTGCGTAGTATTCAGCGCGCCTTTTGATGTAAGGTTGCCGGAAGGAGATGAAGAAGACGAAGACGTAAGGACGGTAGTCCAGCCCGATATACTGGTAGTCTGCGATAGATCAAAACTAGATAAAAAAGGATGCAGAGGGGCGCCGGATCTGATAATCGAAATAGTATCACATTCATCCGCATCGATGGATTACATTAAAAAACTGAATTTATACGAAAGGCATGGTGTAAAGGAATACTGGATAGCCAATCCGGAAAACAGGACCGTAATGGTATACAGGCTCAACAGCGAGGGAGAATACGGGGTACCGGAAATTTGCCCCGACCGGGGTGAGATCAGGTCTGCTGTCCTAGAAGGGTTTTCAGTGAATTTAGGAGAAATATTCGATTAA
- a CDS encoding CooT family nickel-binding protein, with translation MCEANVYILKDDREELVLESVDKVIPQEEGILLEDIFGKRKLVRARIKEMALVNHRIILEEIK, from the coding sequence ATGTGCGAAGCCAATGTTTATATTTTAAAGGACGACAGGGAAGAATTGGTTTTAGAGAGCGTGGATAAGGTAATTCCTCAAGAAGAGGGTATTCTGCTGGAAGACATTTTTGGCAAAAGAAAATTAGTGCGGGCTCGGATTAAAGAGATGGCTTTAGTGAATCATAGAATAATCCTGGAAGAAATTAAATGA
- a CDS encoding gamma carbonic anhydrase family protein, which yields MIQDFKGKRPDIHQSCFIAPTADIIGDVTVGENSSVWHRAVLRGDINSIKIGANSNIQDGTVIHVAEEHPVTIGDYVTVGHSAILHGCTIKDNALIGMGAIVLDGAVVGEGALVGAGSLVPEGKEIPPYSLAIGIPAKVVRQLTREQIEKIKKNAEDYVEWAKEFMQE from the coding sequence GTGATACAAGACTTCAAAGGGAAAAGACCCGATATCCATCAAAGCTGTTTTATTGCGCCCACCGCCGACATCATAGGGGATGTTACGGTGGGGGAGAACTCCAGCGTTTGGCACCGGGCGGTGCTGAGGGGAGACATCAACAGCATAAAGATAGGGGCCAATTCCAATATCCAGGACGGCACTGTAATCCACGTCGCCGAAGAGCACCCGGTGACGATCGGAGACTACGTGACGGTCGGGCACAGTGCCATTCTTCACGGGTGCACCATTAAGGACAACGCCCTCATCGGCATGGGCGCCATCGTGCTTGACGGTGCCGTCGTAGGCGAGGGAGCCCTGGTAGGGGCCGGCTCGTTGGTGCCCGAGGGCAAGGAAATCCCTCCTTACAGCCTGGCCATAGGGATACCGGCGAAAGTAGTAAGGCAGCTCACCCGGGAACAGATAGAAAAGATAAAAAAGAACGCCGAAGACTACGTGGAATGGGCGAAAGAATTCATGCAGGAATGA
- a CDS encoding DUF3842 family protein, translating to MLIAVIDGQGGGIGKHITAKIRKELPPEVEILALGTNAMATAAMLKAGANEGATGENAIVRNVPRVDVIVGPLAIVLAESMLGEVTPRMAASIAASPALKLLLPINRSGVEVIGVANEPLPHLIDSLVDRLKELVEAKDRVDGRGE from the coding sequence TTGCTTATCGCTGTGATTGATGGGCAGGGGGGCGGTATCGGAAAACATATTACTGCCAAGATACGCAAGGAATTGCCCCCGGAGGTGGAAATCCTGGCTTTAGGCACTAACGCTATGGCCACGGCGGCCATGCTTAAAGCCGGGGCCAATGAAGGGGCTACGGGAGAAAACGCTATTGTGAGGAATGTTCCCCGCGTGGATGTGATCGTAGGCCCGCTGGCTATTGTGCTGGCGGAGAGCATGCTCGGCGAAGTTACGCCTCGAATGGCGGCCAGTATAGCAGCCAGTCCTGCCTTAAAATTGCTCCTTCCCATCAACCGCTCGGGGGTAGAAGTGATCGGGGTTGCCAATGAGCCCTTGCCTCACCTAATAGATTCCCTTGTAGACCGGCTAAAGGAGTTGGTCGAGGCGAAAGACAGGGTAGATGGCCGGGGCGAGTAG